One Hevea brasiliensis isolate MT/VB/25A 57/8 chromosome 5, ASM3005281v1, whole genome shotgun sequence genomic region harbors:
- the LOC110670182 gene encoding uncharacterized protein LOC110670182 produces the protein MAGTSTISLSSAYSILPTSPLSSATTSSLSISSKLSILSMSIFPKTHLRPTFPRICALSSNDIKVGTNIEVDGAPWRVLEFLHVKPGKGAAFVRTKIRNYVTGNTVEKTFRAGSALEEADVFKETKQFTYKDGAQFVFMDLNTYEEFRLNESDVGDKTKWLKEGMDCNLLFWRGKVIDFELPITVKLTVVGADPGLKGDTAQGGSKPVTLDTGAVVNVPLFINAGDEILVDTRTGQYMSRA, from the exons ATGGCGGGAACTTCAACCATCAGTCTCTCTTCTGCTTATTCCATCTTACCAACTTCACCATTATCATCAGCAACAACCTCATCGTTGTCCATCTCATCTAAACTCTCCATTCTCTCAATGTCCATTTTCCCCAAAACGCATTTGCGCCCCACTTTTCCCA GGATTTGCGCGTTGTCTAGCAACGATATCAAAGTGGGTACCAACATCGAAGTAGATGGTGCTCCTTGGCGGGTTTTAG AATTTCTTCATGTGAAACCTGGAAAGGGAGCAGCATTTGTCAGGACCAAAATCCGGAATTATGTAACAGGAAACACTGTTGAGAAAACTTTTCGTGCTGGAAGTGCG CTTGAGGAGGCAGATGTATTTAAGGAGACAAAGCAGTTCACATACAAAGATGGTGCTCAATTTGTCTTCATGGACCTG AATACATATGAAGAATTTCGGCTCAATGAATCGGATGTTGGAGATAAGACAAAGTGGCTGAAAGAGGGAATGGACTGTAATTTGCTATTTTGGAGGGGGAAa GTTATTGATTTTGAACTTCCAATCACAGTAAAGCTGACTGTAGTTGGCGCTGATCCTGGCCTCAAAGGTGACACTGCTCAAG GTGGATCAAAACCAGTTACTCTGGACACAGGTGCTGTAGTTAATGTTCCATTATTCATTAATGCTGGTGATGAAATCTTGGTAGACACAAGAACTGGCCAATATATGAGCCGGGCGTAG
- the LOC110670179 gene encoding LOW QUALITY PROTEIN: pentatricopeptide repeat-containing protein At1g62680, mitochondrial (The sequence of the model RefSeq protein was modified relative to this genomic sequence to represent the inferred CDS: inserted 1 base in 1 codon), translating into MPSPYTPAPQHLLQSPSLGSTFLFNNICKVNCIKFPGRRLISLPKLSLSTANPAFPEGLSHLIDKKEIGLVENYSGLPIKKEKPETNRLQVENFVDVIRALPCKERNDILNGFTKDDQNWNISDLNDFLMAFLVANEPNLALKLYYDISSHGLAPDSCTFSIIIRCHCKINDADEAKRVLDRMQENGLNPNVATLTTLINSFCKRGKLQKAFEVLEVMERIGCRPTVQIYNCLLKGLCYVGRVEEAYELLEDIKKSSLEPDIYSYTAVMDGFCKVGRSDEAMELLNEALEMGLTPSAVTFNTLFEGYSKEGRPLKGIGVLKKMKQRNCMPDYISYSTLLHGLLIWRKIGXALLIYKEMVGNGFEVDERLMNGLLRGLCRKFLKEKDLPEDAYKVFEEMNKRAYIIDHSTYSLVIQALSMGKKVDDALANLHQMIRFGHIPRVTTMTSVIRAFCVEGKFDKAFLVLVLMYETHKIPSRISHDLMIRELNRQGRFLEACNVYGAALVRGVVPIKKPRQ; encoded by the exons CTTATTTCTCTTCCAAAATTATCATTATCCACTGCAAATCCTGCATTCCCAGAAGGGTTATCCCATTTGATTGACAAGAAAGAAATCGGCTTAGTTGAGAATTATAGTGGCCTGCCCATCAAAAAAGAAAAGCCTGAAACCAATAGATTGCAGGTGGAGAATTTCGTGGATGTAATTAGAGCATTACCCTGTAAAGAAAGAAATGATATTCTCAACGGTTTTACAAAAGATGACCAAAATTGGAACATATCGGACTTAAATGATTTTCTCATGGCTTTCCTCGTAGCTAATGAGCCTAACCTTGCCTTAAAACTGTATTATGATATATCCTCTCATGGTTTGGCACCAGATTCTTGCACATTTTCTATCATAATCAGGTGTCATTGCAAGATAAATGATGCTGATGAAGCTAAAAGGGTTTTAGACCGCATGCAAGAAAATGGGTTAAACCCAAATGTGGCTACTTTGACAACGTTGATCAATTCATTTTGCAAGAGGGGTAAATTACAGAAAGCTTTCGAAGTCCTTGAGGTCATGGAAAGAATTGGGTGCAGACCAACTGTGCAAATATACAATTGCTTGTTGAAAGGATTATGTTACGTGGGGAGGGTGGAGGAAGCATATGAACTGCTAGAAGATATCAAGAAATCTTCCTTAGAACCAGATATTTATTCATACACAGCTGTGATGGATGGTTTCTGCAAGGTAGGCAGATCAGATGAGGCAATGGAGCTGCTTAATGAAGCTCTGGAGATGGGATTGACACCAAGTGCTGTCACTTTTAACACTCTGTTTGAAGGTTATAGTAAAGAAGGGAGGCCACTCAAAGGAATTGGTGTGTTAAAGAAAATGAAACAGAGAAATTGCATGCCCGATTATATTAGCTATAGCACGTTACTACATGGTTTGTTGATATGGAGGAAAATCG CAGCACTGCTAATATATAAGGAAATGGTGGGGAATGGTTTTGAGGTGGATGAGAGGTTAATGAACGGTCTCTTGAGGGGTTTGTGTAGAAAATTCTTGAAGGAAAAAGACCTACCAGAAGATGCCTATAAAGTGTTCGAGGAAATGAATAAAAGAGCATATATTATTGACCATAGCACATACAGTCTAGTGATCCAAGCTCTTTCCATGGGAAAGAAAGTGGATGATGCTCTGGCCAATTTGCACCAAATGATTAGATTTGGGCATATTCCAAGAGTTACCACCATGACTAGCGTAATTCGAGCATTTTGCGTGGAGGGAAAGTTCGACAAGGCGTTTCTGGTATTAGTTCTGATGTATGAAACTCATAAAATCCCTAGTAGAATCTCCCACGACCTCATGATTCGTGAATTGAATAGACAAGGAAGGTTTTTAGAAGCTTGTAATGTCTATGGTGCAGCGTTGGTTCGAGGCGTAGTTCCCATCAAGAAGCCCCGACAATAA